AGGGTCAGCGCGCGCTGCAGGATGTTGCGTGCGCTGTGGTCGGGTGGGGTGTAGTCCTCGGCGACGGCGGCGGCCTTGCCTGAAGCCAACATGCCGCTGATGTCGCTGGCCAGGCTCAGGGCCCGGTCCGGCATGCTCATGGCATCCGGCATCATCACCGGCATGTCGGCCATCGAAGGCATGGGCGCCTCCGTGGACTGCGTCGCCAGCGCCGGCAGCGCGGGAAGCGCCAGCAGTGCTGCAAGGAAGAGGGAGAAACCTGCCGGCCGACGTCGGGCGGAGGTGGCTGTGGTGCGCGCTGGGCGGCTTGATAGGAGTGTCGTCACGCGGTCATCACTGAAACAGGACGGGGCGATCATGCACTCCAAACGCTGCCGTGACGTTTAGATTCCGTAAAAGTTTCGTTAAACGGTGTGAAGGGAATGCGAAAACTGCGCATTCAGTTCACTCAATCACCCGCTTGGCGCCGGTGTAGTGGTCACGCCAGTAGGCGCCGTCCAGATGATCCAGGCGGACCGTGCCACCGCTGCTGGGAGCGTGCACGAAACGCCCGTCGCCGACATAGATGCCGACGTGGCTTACCTGCCCGCGGCTGCCGAAAAAGACCAGGTCGCCTGCCGTGAGCTGGCGTGGCTGGATCTTCTGCCCCTGGTAGGCGGCCAGCGCGCTTGACGAGCGCGGCAGCTTCTTGCGCAGCATGTCGTCGTAGACGTAGTTGACCAGGCCGCTGCAGTCAAAGCCCGACTGTGGCGTGTTGCCACCGTAGCGGTAGGGCGTGCCGACCAGGCTGATCGCCCGCATCAACACCGAATTGGAGGCACCCGGATCGACGGGCGCGTTGCTCCCCCAATCGCGACCGGGGGCCGGAGCCGGCGCCTTGGATCGCACCGATTTGCCGCCACCGCCGCAACCCGCCAGCACGCTGGCCAGGACAAGGAGCTGCAGCCAGCGCCAGGGTGCCTGCAGGATCGCTGCTGGCGCGGGGGCGGGGATGCCGGGATAATGCGCGGCTTTCGTCACGGCATGTAGCTTCCCTGCTTTTGTCGTTGGCGGCAACCTGCCTTTCGTCCTGCTTCCCACGAGTACCGCCATGAAAATCGAGAAAGACCGCGTCGTCAGCTTCCATTACTCCGTCGCCGAGCAGGGCAGCGATGTGATCGAAACCTCCGAAGGCCGCGAGCCGCTGGTGATCCTGGTGGGCCACGGCAACATCATCCCGGGCCTGGAAAAAGCGATGGAAGGCCACGAGGCCGGCGACAGGATCACCGCCGATGTGAGTGCCGCCGATGCCTACGGCGACGTCCAGGAAGGCATGATCCAGCGCGTGCCGAAGAAGTACTTCAAGGGCACCCGTCTTGCCCCGGGCATGCAGGTGACCCTGCAGACCAAGTTCGGCCCGCGTCCGGTGACGGTGCAGAAGGTCGGCATGAGCGTGGTCGACGTCGACCTCAACCACCCGATGGCCGGCAAGGACCTGAGCTTCAACATCGAGATCATCGACGTGCGCGAGGCGCAGGCCGAGGAGATCGAGCACGGCCACGTCCACGGCGACGGCGGCCACCAGCACTGAGAACGGGCGGCGGTCATGGATACCTTTGAACTGCACCGCGGCACGACGGCGTTGCTGGTCAGCCTGCCGCACGACGGCAGCGCCATCCCTGACGCCCTGGCCGAACGCATGACCCTCGGCGCGCGCACCGCGCCGGACACCGACTGGCACGTGTCCCGCCTGTACGCGTTCGCCCGCCAACTGGGCGCATCGGTGCTGGTGCCGCGCTACTCGCGCTACGTGGTCGACCTGAACCGTCCCGCCGATGACGTATCGCTGTATCCCGGACAGAACACCACCGGCCTTTGCCCGACCGTGCGGTTCAACGGCGAGCCCGTGTACGTGGAGGGCGAGGCGCCGACCCGGGCGGAGATCACCGAGCGCGTGCGGCGCTACTGGAAGCCCTACCACGACGCCCTGCAGGCAGAGCTCGAGCGGCTCGTGACGGACCACGGCCGGGCGCTGCTGTGGGAAGGCCACTCGATTCGCGGCAGCAATCTGCCCTACCTGTTTCCCGACCGGCTGCCCGACCTCAACCTGGGCACCGCCGATGGCGCCAGCTGTTCGCCGCAGGTCCAACTCGGCCTGGAGGCGGTGCTGGGCGAGCAGCGTGAGTACGACTGGGTCGCCAACGGCCGCTTCAAGGGCGGCTACATCACGCGCCACTACGGCGCTCCGGAGAACGGCGTGAACGCGGTGCAGCTGGAGATCAGCCAGCGCTGCTACATGGACGAGGACTCCACGCGCTACCTGCCCGAGCGCGCCGCGCCCCTGCAGCGCCTGCTCGAGGATCTGCTGGTGAATGCGCTGGCAATGACCGCCCAGCGCTGATTGGCTGGCCTGCCTAGACCTCCAGCGTCGCCAGATCGCCCTTGTCTTCCAGCCAGGCCTTGCGGTCGCCGGCGCGCTTGCGTGCCAGCAGCATGTCCATCAGCGCGTGGGTCTGCGTGCCTTCTTCCACGGTCAGCTGGACCAGCCGGCGGGTGTCGGGATGGATGGTCGACTCGCGCAGCTGCGAGGGGTTCATCTCGCCCAGGCCCTTGAAGCGGGTGACGTTGACCGTGCCGGCCGAGCCCTTTTTGCGCTCGGCCTTCTCGCGCTCGATCTTCTCCAGCAGGATCCGCTTCTCCTCCTCGTCCAGGGCGTAGAACACCTGCTTGCCCAGGTCGACCCGGAACAGCGGCGGCATCGCCACGAATACGTGGCCGGCAGCCACCAGCGCGGGGAAATGCTGCAGGAACAGCGCGCACAGCAAGGTCGCGATGTGCAGGCCGTCCGAATCCGCGTCCGCCAGGATCACGACCTTGCCGTAACGCAGCCCGCTCAGGTCGTCCTTGCCCGGATCGCAGCCGATCGCCACGGCGATGTCGTGCACTTCCTGCGAGGCCAGCACGCTGCCGGAGGCGACCTCCCAGGTGTTCAGGATCTTGCCGCGCAGGGGCAGGATCGCCTGGAAGTCCTTGTCGCGCGCCTGCCGCGCGCTGCCGCCGGCCGAGTCGCCCTCGACCAGGAACAATTCGGTGCGTGAGAGGTCCTGGCTGATGCAGTCCGCCAGCTTGCCGGGCAGGGCCGGGCCCTGGGTGACCTTCTTGCGGGTGATCTGCTTCTCGGTCTTCAGGCGCGCGCTGGCCCGCTCGATCGCCAGCTGCGCGATCCGCTCGCCCAGCTCGACGTTCTGGTTGAGCCACAGGGTGAAGGCGTCCTGCGCGGCGGCCTCCACGAAGCCGGCGGTCTGGCGGGAGCTCAGGCGCTCCTTGGTCTGGCCGCTGAACTGCGGGTCCAGCAGTTTGACGCTGAGCACGAAGGCGACGCGGTCCCAGACATCCTCCGGGGCCAGCTTGACCCCGCGCGGGAGCAGGCTGCGGACGTCGCAGAAACCGCGCAGGGCGTCGGTGAAGCCGCTGCGCAGACCGTTGACGTGGGTGCCGTGCTGCGCGGTCGGGATCAGGTTGACGTAGCTCTCCTGGACCAGCTCCCCGTCAGGCGCCCAGGCCACCGCCCAGTCGACCGTCTCCGAATCCTTCTCCAGCTTGCCGACAAACAGCTCGGGCGGAAGCAACTCGCGCGCGGGGTGGTCGGCGCGCAGCTCGTCGAGCAGGTAGTCGCTCAGGCCGTCGGCGTAGTGCCACTCCAGGCGCTCGTCAGTGGCCTCGTCCAGCAGCTTCACGGTCAGGCCCGGGCACAGCACCGCCTTGGCGCGCAACAAGTGCTTGAGGGCGCGCAGGTTGAACTTCGGGGTGTCGAAGTACTTGGGATCGGGCCAGAAGTGCAGGCGCGTGCCGGTGTTGCGGCGCCCGACGCTGCCCAGGGTTTCAAGCTCGGTGACCCGCTCGCCGTCGGCGAAACCCATCCGCTGCTCGATGCCGTCGCGCTTGATGGTGACATCCAGGCGCGTCGACAGGGCATTGACCACGCTGACGCCCACGCCGTGCAAACCGCCGGAGAAGGTGTAGTTCTTGTTGCTGAACTTTCCGCCGGCGTGCAGGCGGGTCAGGATCAACTCCACCCCGGGCACGCCTTCCTCCGGGTGGATGTCCACCGGCATGCCCCGTCCATCGTCGCTGACCTCGCAGCTGCCGTCGGCGTGCATCACCACCTCGATCGTCCTGGCGTGCCCGGCCAGCGCCTCGTCCACGGCGTTGTCGATGACCTCCTGGGCCAGGTGGTTGGGCCGGGTGGTGTCGGTGTACATGCCGGGGCGACGCTTGACCGGGTCCAGCCCGGAGAGGACTTCGATGTCGGCGGCGTCGTAGCGGTTGTTCATCAGGCAGCGGTTCGCGTTGGGTCGGGAGAAGTCAGCTCGCCAGAATGGCGGGCGGCACCGTGGATGGTCAAGGAAGCAAAGGTCGGAAGCCGATTGGACGACCGTCACGATGCGGTGGTGAAAGCGGTCCCGGACTTGGCGGCTTCCATAACGGGGCGTGAAATCGGGCCGCGTAAAGGTCCCGTTATTCAGTATTTGGCAGGGTCGGCGCCGGTAGGTTCGTCGGCGTCGCTGAGGGGAGCGGCAGTGATCCAGGACGGCAGTCGCCATCCGCACACCCCACCAAGGAGATGTACCCAGATGAATATCCGCAAGCTTGTGTTGCCGACCATGATCGCCGCCCTGATGGCCGCTCCGGCCGCGTTCGCCCAGTCCGCCGATCTCGACGCCCAGGCCCAGGCCCAGCAGGCGCAGGCCGCTGCCGCCCAGGCAGAAGCCCAGGCCGTGCAGGCCGAGGCGCAGGCCGCCGCTGCCGCCGAGCAGGCCAATGCTGCTGAGCAGAGCGCCGACGTCGCGCAGGACCGTGCGGACTTCAGTGCCGAAGCCGCCGCCCAGGAGCAGGCCGTCGAGCCTGAAGAGGAAGACGAGCGCAACTGATCGCGCCATGCGATGAGGTCACCGACGCCCCGGCTTGCCGGGGCGTCTTTCGTTGGCCTTCCGCCACGTCCAGCGAGGCCGGCGAGTGCTCGACGCGGCAGCAAAGGTCGCAGCAATTGCATGCAGCCGGTAAACTGGCGCTTTCCAGCGGCAGCAAAACAATGACTCCCCTGATCTTCGTCACTGGTGGCGTGGTGTCCTCGCTTGGCAAGGGCATTGCCGCCGCCTCGTTGGCGGCCATCCTCGAAGCGCGCGGCCTGCGCGTGACGATGATGAAGCTCGACCCCTACATCAACGTCGACCCCGGCACGATGAGCCCGTTCCAGCACGGCGAGGTGTACGTCACCGACGACGGCGCCGAGACCGACCTGGACCTGGGCCATTACGAGCGTTACGTGCGCACCCGGCTGGGGCGCAAGAATTCCATCACCACCGGTCGCATCTACGAGAACGTCATCCGCAAGGAGCGCCGCGGCGACTACCTGGGCGGCACGGTGCAGGTCATCCCGCATATCACCGACGAGATCAAGCGCGGCATTTTTGCCGCCACCGACGGCTTCGATGTGGGCCTGGTGGAGATTGGCGGCACCGTGGGCGATATCGAGTCGCTGCCCTTCCTGGAGGCGATCCGCCAGATCCGCGCCGAACGCGGGCCGGACAAGGCGCTGTTCATGCACCTCACCCTTGTGCCGTTCATTGCCGCCGCCGGCGAGCTGAAGACCAAGCCGACCCAGCACTCGGTGAAGGAACTGCGCTCCATCGGCATCCAGCCAGACATCCTGATCTGCCGCTCCGAGCAGCCGCTGCCGGATTCGGAACGGCGCAAGATCGCGCTGTTCACCAGCGTGTCCGAGCGCGCGGTCATCTCGGCGGTGGACCTGCACAACATCTACGACATGCCGGCGCGTTTCCAGGAGCAGGGTCTTGACGAGCTGATCGTCGAGCGCCTGCGGCTGGACGCCAGACCCGCCGACATGCACGAGTGGGACGCGGTGGTCGACGCGGCCGAGAATCCCGAGGACGAGGTCACCATCGCGATCATCGGCAAGTACGTGGACCATCAGGACGCGTACAAGTCGGTTGCCGAAGCGCTCAAGCACGGCGGCCTGCGCCAGCGCACCAAGGTTCGTTTGAAATGGCTGGAGTCCAGCGACGTCGAGAAGCGCGGCCCCAGTGCGCTGGAGGGCGTCGACGGTGTCCTGGTGCCCGGCGGATTCGGCGACCGCGGTTTTGAAGGCAAGATCGCCGGCGCCCGCTACGCCCGCGAAAACGGCGTGCCGTATTTCGGCATCTGCTACGGCATGCAGGCGGCGGTGATCGAGTTCGCCCGCAACGTGGCCGGGCTGGAAAACGCCAACAGCACGGAGAACGACAAGGCTACCCCGCACCCGGTGGTTGGCCTGATCACCGAGTGGCGCACGGCCAGCGGCGAGCTGGAGCGCCGCAGCGAGGACAGCGACCTGGGCGGCACGATGCGCCTGGGCCTGCAGGAGCAGCGGCTCAAGCCCGGCACGCTGGCCCACGAGCTGTACGGCAAGGACGTGGTCGGCGAGCGTCATCGCCACCGCTACGAGTTCAACAACCGCTACCGCACCCAGCTCGAGGATGCCGGCCTGGTCATCAGCGCCAAATCCATCGACGACCTGCTGGTCGAGATGATCGAGCTGCCACGAGACGTCCACCCGTGGTTCCTGGCCTGCCAGGCCCATCCGGAATTCCTATCGACGCCGCGCGACGGGCATCCGCTGTTCGTCGGATTCATCCGCGCCGCGCGCGACTACAAGGCGGCCCAATCGACGGCAAACGCCCGCCTCGACGAGGCCGAGGCATGAACGCCCCGCGCATCGGCGCCGTTTGCATGAATGGAGAAGTGCAATGAAGTTGTGCGGTTTCGATATCGGCCTGGACCGGCCGTTCTTCCTGATCGCCGGGCCCTGCGTGATCGAGTCGATGCAGTTGCAGCTCGACACTGCCGGCACCCTGAAGCAGATCACCGACGAGCTGGGCATTCCCTTCATCTTCAAGTCCAGCTTCGACAAGGCCAACCGCACCTCGATCTCCGGCTTCCGTGGCCCGGGCATCGAGGAGGGCCTGAAGGTGCTGGCCGAGGTGAAGAAGCAGATCGGCGTGCCGGTGCTGACCGACGTCCACGAGTACACGCCGATGGACGAGGTCGCCTCGGTGGTCGACGTGCTGCAGACGCCGGCTTTCCTGTGCCGGCAGACCGACTTCATCCAGAAGGTCGCCAGCGCCGGCAAGCCGGTCAACATCAAGAAGGGCCAGTTCCTGTCGCCGTGGGAGATGAAGCACGTGGCCGACAAGGCGCTGGCCACCGGCAACACCGACATCATGGTCTGCGAGCGCGGCGCCAGCTTTGGTTACAACAACCTGGTCAGCGACATGCGCAGCCTGGCCGTGATGCGTGACA
This genomic interval from Lysobacter ciconiae contains the following:
- the hutG gene encoding N-formylglutamate deformylase, with product MDTFELHRGTTALLVSLPHDGSAIPDALAERMTLGARTAPDTDWHVSRLYAFARQLGASVLVPRYSRYVVDLNRPADDVSLYPGQNTTGLCPTVRFNGEPVYVEGEAPTRAEITERVRRYWKPYHDALQAELERLVTDHGRALLWEGHSIRGSNLPYLFPDRLPDLNLGTADGASCSPQVQLGLEAVLGEQREYDWVANGRFKGGYITRHYGAPENGVNAVQLEISQRCYMDEDSTRYLPERAAPLQRLLEDLLVNALAMTAQR
- a CDS encoding CTP synthase: MTPLIFVTGGVVSSLGKGIAAASLAAILEARGLRVTMMKLDPYINVDPGTMSPFQHGEVYVTDDGAETDLDLGHYERYVRTRLGRKNSITTGRIYENVIRKERRGDYLGGTVQVIPHITDEIKRGIFAATDGFDVGLVEIGGTVGDIESLPFLEAIRQIRAERGPDKALFMHLTLVPFIAAAGELKTKPTQHSVKELRSIGIQPDILICRSEQPLPDSERRKIALFTSVSERAVISAVDLHNIYDMPARFQEQGLDELIVERLRLDARPADMHEWDAVVDAAENPEDEVTIAIIGKYVDHQDAYKSVAEALKHGGLRQRTKVRLKWLESSDVEKRGPSALEGVDGVLVPGGFGDRGFEGKIAGARYARENGVPYFGICYGMQAAVIEFARNVAGLENANSTENDKATPHPVVGLITEWRTASGELERRSEDSDLGGTMRLGLQEQRLKPGTLAHELYGKDVVGERHRHRYEFNNRYRTQLEDAGLVISAKSIDDLLVEMIELPRDVHPWFLACQAHPEFLSTPRDGHPLFVGFIRAARDYKAAQSTANARLDEAEA
- the parE gene encoding DNA topoisomerase IV subunit B, coding for MNNRYDAADIEVLSGLDPVKRRPGMYTDTTRPNHLAQEVIDNAVDEALAGHARTIEVVMHADGSCEVSDDGRGMPVDIHPEEGVPGVELILTRLHAGGKFSNKNYTFSGGLHGVGVSVVNALSTRLDVTIKRDGIEQRMGFADGERVTELETLGSVGRRNTGTRLHFWPDPKYFDTPKFNLRALKHLLRAKAVLCPGLTVKLLDEATDERLEWHYADGLSDYLLDELRADHPARELLPPELFVGKLEKDSETVDWAVAWAPDGELVQESYVNLIPTAQHGTHVNGLRSGFTDALRGFCDVRSLLPRGVKLAPEDVWDRVAFVLSVKLLDPQFSGQTKERLSSRQTAGFVEAAAQDAFTLWLNQNVELGERIAQLAIERASARLKTEKQITRKKVTQGPALPGKLADCISQDLSRTELFLVEGDSAGGSARQARDKDFQAILPLRGKILNTWEVASGSVLASQEVHDIAVAIGCDPGKDDLSGLRYGKVVILADADSDGLHIATLLCALFLQHFPALVAAGHVFVAMPPLFRVDLGKQVFYALDEEEKRILLEKIEREKAERKKGSAGTVNVTRFKGLGEMNPSQLRESTIHPDTRRLVQLTVEEGTQTHALMDMLLARKRAGDRKAWLEDKGDLATLEV
- a CDS encoding C40 family peptidase, producing the protein MIAPSCFSDDRVTTLLSSRPARTTATSARRRPAGFSLFLAALLALPALPALATQSTEAPMPSMADMPVMMPDAMSMPDRALSLASDISGMLASGKAAAVAEDYTPPDHSARNILQRALTLLGTPYRWGGNTPDKGFDCSGLVSYVFRNAMGIDLPRVSREQANSGELVASKKELAEGDLVFFGRKGRIDHVGIYVGEGRFVHAPSTGKDVMVSSLEKGYWSGKYMQARRLAGS
- a CDS encoding FKBP-type peptidyl-prolyl cis-trans isomerase gives rise to the protein MKIEKDRVVSFHYSVAEQGSDVIETSEGREPLVILVGHGNIIPGLEKAMEGHEAGDRITADVSAADAYGDVQEGMIQRVPKKYFKGTRLAPGMQVTLQTKFGPRPVTVQKVGMSVVDVDLNHPMAGKDLSFNIEIIDVREAQAEEIEHGHVHGDGGHQH
- the kdsA gene encoding 3-deoxy-8-phosphooctulonate synthase, with amino-acid sequence MKLCGFDIGLDRPFFLIAGPCVIESMQLQLDTAGTLKQITDELGIPFIFKSSFDKANRTSISGFRGPGIEEGLKVLAEVKKQIGVPVLTDVHEYTPMDEVASVVDVLQTPAFLCRQTDFIQKVASAGKPVNIKKGQFLSPWEMKHVADKALATGNTDIMVCERGASFGYNNLVSDMRSLAVMRDTGCPVVFDATHSVQLPGGAGGKSGGQREFVPVLSRAAMAVGISGIFMETHPNPAEALSDGPNAWPLDQMRALLETLMAIDEVTKRRPFLESQT
- a CDS encoding C40 family peptidase — translated: MLQAPWRWLQLLVLASVLAGCGGGGKSVRSKAPAPAPGRDWGSNAPVDPGASNSVLMRAISLVGTPYRYGGNTPQSGFDCSGLVNYVYDDMLRKKLPRSSSALAAYQGQKIQPRQLTAGDLVFFGSRGQVSHVGIYVGDGRFVHAPSSGGTVRLDHLDGAYWRDHYTGAKRVIE